Within the Medicago truncatula cultivar Jemalong A17 unplaced genomic scaffold, MtrunA17r5.0-ANR MtrunA17Chr0c19, whole genome shotgun sequence genome, the region TCATATCAAAAGGAATCATCAACCTAGATTCCAAAACTTCACTAAATCTCACAGCACCAACGATGCTCCCTCACATCTTCTTCCACTTAAAAGTTCCAACAAAATCACCCCAACCCATAAACACCACTTTCCTTAAAACCACCACCAGTCCACCACACCGCCCTTACCTTCAGTCTAATATTCGTGAATCCATGTAACCAACTAATCCTCTCTTACTAACCCCAAAAAATAAAGTTCACAATCAGAAATCATAGCACAAAAATTAGAGAACTCAACACAAAAATGCACAATATTTGATGAGTCTAAATGAAGCTGATGTATTAGTAACTAAACAGATGGAGGAAGCACCAACTTTTGCTCAAGAAACTATGAAGAAGAATCCTTAGAATGATCCTAAAAGTGAGGAGtaaagaaaaaatggaaaaggTCCTATATATACCTCACACTTCATCTCAGGGTCCCAATCCTTTAAGGATACTCGTTGTGTAGCAATATAAGTTACATAACAAAGCCCTAAAAGAACACAACAAGCACACAAACACCTTGCACAATTTCAATAATGCAGACATAAAGAAAGCACCATCCATtcaaccaaaatcaaacaacattcaaaacaaatcaaaatcaaccgTTGAAGcaacataaaacaacaaagCATAGAGTCAAAGAGACTAAACAACCTACTGGCAATGACTAGACAAATTTCATCTTCACTAAGGAGCTGCAAGGAGGAAACAGCAGAGCTATGTGATTTGTGAACTGGCATTTGAGCTGCTGATAAAGATCACCTCTACTCTCGATTATGTTATGTCTTTTCCCAGTTTCAGTATTCTGCCTATCACTTCCCATGCTTCATGATACCAAGAGTTCATAATACAAGATCAATATCAGTAAAAtggaaaatacaaatatttcacaatcaaatcaaattcttaTTGTTTGGTATCACTAGTTATCTTAAGCTTGCTCAGTGCCATCGGGGAGTGAAAGCAGAGACTCTATATACACCGCCATTTGGGATCTCATAAAGTAACGGTCACCATAGGAATGATACTCTTGCAGTTGTCCTTTGTCATTAAGCTTTGCTAATCCACCACCAGCAATTGGTCCAACTATATCACCGCAATTTGTAAAGCATATTGGAGAAAAATCCAGAGgaggatgaaaagaaaaatcaagagtCGTAGTCCAAGATGAATGCACTGCGTATTCTTGCATCACCCATATCTTAACTGTAGACCTCTCCACATTCCATACACTGATAAGTCCATGAAATACCAACAAATCATAAATTCCACGAGAACAATCATTTGGAAGAGCTATCTCTGCCATTGTCGCTTCCTTTAAATCAAAGGCAATAATAACATCCATTTCAGTCTGATAATTATAAACCAGCCAATGAATAGAACCATTGAAGAACGACCCAACTCTGGGACCACCTTCAGAGCATGCAGGGTTCCTATAAGGCAAATGAGAATCAAATACTAATTTGAATGGCGTATTAAAGGTGTTTTTCGGAAATAAAATTTGACGAGGGTgtaaatcaaaccgaaaattttatagggacgaaaaccggaaatgacatatattacaggggtgaaaaacactattaaccctactttaaaatagtttagtttttttattaaaagttttTCAACTAAGTCTATCGTCATTATGAAAAATATAGAACCATGCATCTAGTCGGATAGGACTTGTGTGAtatagagttgggtgacattggtcaaTCACAATGTCATAATGTTAcatatgtttctatttttttatttttttacatgatGACGAGAGACATAATTGAGCAACTTTTGACAAagatataaactattttcaaatattaataaagtCAAATACTAATTTGAATTTAAGAATCGCTTACAAAGACAGTGATCAATTTAGTGGTTTACTCGTAAAATTATActattatcttcttttttttatttcacttttgtCCTTTTGATCCATggattttcaagcttcaaatccaTATGGTTTTGtggattgaatttatttttggaaaattcagAAATCTTTTTTTACGAAAtgttcaacaacaaaaaccatGGCACAACCATGAGTGAaatagaaaaggaagaaaacaacTTTCGAtgtatgttgttattgttatatgAATTTTCTTATTCTAAAAAATCtcgaaaaaaattgactttaagTGAAATCAATCTTCcattttttcaaagttttttttgggtctgtttgaagaaaatgatggagtttattaagatgatgaagaaaataacgGTTGTTGTTAATGAATTTTTAGGTTTTTCTAAAGGTTCATGAAGGTCAAATTGttaaagatgatgaagatggtgaagaaGATGTAGATGTTGAAGGACCAATATGAGTCACACCATCTTTAATCAGGGACCAATACATATCAAGCTACACATCCAACCAAAATGTTTGTTTTCCTATTTTATTACTTTCAATTTTGTCCCTATGCCACATCATTCATCTTGACAGCCCAAATCAATTGTCATCTTATcgtcaacaaaaaaatttaacataaaagaaTAATTTGACAGCGGATGTACACATTCATCAACTTCTAATACTATTTCTCTAATAGAAACTGCTCTTCCTTGCCTAAATATCATGACCTTTACCTAACTTTCTCTCGACTAGGGGTTTTTTTCACCTAAATTTTGATCGCCTATTTTTGATGTTGGCTaacaagaaaattatttttaagagtAAGCACAAACACAAGGAGTATGTAATTTGTATAAAACAACGcgtaaagaaaaacaaatttcacACTCATGACTCGTGATCTTGGATGTACCACCGAAATATGAAAAATCCACCATTCCTTCATTGCCTCGTCAAACAACAATACTGAAATATGGAAAATCCGAAGAGCTTTTACAATCACTCGTCGAATTTGTTTCTTGAattattaatgtattttttgacGAATCTATATAACAATATTAAATctttgggttaaatatatttttggtccctataaatatatcgaTTTTTCGtcttagtccctctaaaattttccttcaacttttagtcccacaaaaaaatttccatcttcacttttggtccctcttttaaagtaaactgcacaatttctaattttttggaaaatatttttacaataatctacacatttttgcacaatttcattaataaaaataaaaaattaacttaaaaataatgacaaaaagtagtaattcaaaattttataatgactaaaagttgaaggaaaattttaaagaaattaaaagaaaaagttgatatatttataaaaatcaaaatcatatttaatcttAAATCTTTTAAACGAGGATTCATTACTGTCTTTACCTAATTCTATAAAGTAGTTTATATAGTTGTAGACAGCATATACCTTATTCACAACT harbors:
- the LOC120577887 gene encoding uncharacterized protein; amino-acid sequence: MDVIIAFDLKEATMAEIALPNDCSRGIYDLLVFHGLISVWNVERSTVKIWVMQEYAVHSSWTTTLDFSFHPPLDFSPICFTNCGDIVGPIAGGGLAKLNDKGQLQEYHSYGDRYFMRSQMAVYIESLLSLPDGTEQA